Sequence from the Seonamhaeicola sp. ML3 genome:
CCCAATTCATGTAATAATTCTGGCTTATTTGTTATTTCAGGAATAAGCACATAGCGCAACCACATAGGTTTACCTGAGGCTTCCCTATATTTTGCGAAATTGAAGGTGGTTTCTTTATTTTTCATTCCTGTTATCATTTCGTAACCATCTTCCCGCATGTGCTTTATATCTAACATCACCAAATCTGCATAGTCATCCAAAAGCTCTTCTGTAAAGTGATTGAGCACTCTACCATTGGTATCAACATTAGTATGAATACCTTCTTCCTTCAGTCTTTGAAAAAAATGAATTAACTCCTTAGATTGTAGTAATGGTTCTCCGCCAGATACCGTAACACCGCCAAACTCACCAAAATACGATTTCATATTTATGGCTCGTTTTACCAAGCTTTCGATAGGATATTCCTTGCCCCCATGTGTATCTATGGTGTCCGGGTTATGACAGTAAGCACACTTTAGCTTACATCCCTGCAAAAAAATAACCATACGAATCCCTGGACCATCGTGCGTACCAAACGACTCTATTGAATGAACCCTTAATGTGTTTTCCGTTGTTTTGATAAGGCTTCTTTTTTTATGTACCCATTTCAAGTCTTTAACGACATAAAAACTTAAAAAGGAAAAATTAGAACTTCCGAAATGTTTAGTTTTCGGAAGTTCTTATTTGACTAATTCATAATTACATTGAATCGTGGAACGATCTTGTAATAACTTCTAATTGCTGTTCTTTAGTTAATCTGATAAAGTTTACAGCGTATCCTGAAACCCTGATGGTTAATTGTGGGTATTCCTCAGGATGTTCCATAGCATCTAATAAAGTTTCTTTGTTAAGAACGTTTACGTTTAGGTGCTGTGCATTTCTTGAGAAGTAACCATCAAGCGTAGTTGAAAGGTTAGCTATTCTATCTTCCTCAGTAGCTCCTAAAGATTTTGGAACTATAGAGAACGTATTTGAAATTCCATCTTGAGAATCTTCATAATCAATCTTAGCAACAGAGTTCAACGATGCAATAGCGCCGTGTGTATCACGTCCATGCATTGGATTGGCTCCAGGAGCAAAAGGAACACCTTTAGCTCTACCATCTGGTGTAGCTCCAGTTTTCTTACCATAAACTACATTAGATGTAATAGTAAGCACAGACATTGTAGGTTCTGCATCCTTGTATACCGGTAATGCTTTTAATTCATTATTGAAGTCTCTAACTGCATCGTGAGCAAAAACATCTACACGATCATCATCATTTCCGTATTTAGGGAAGTCACCTTCAATCTCGAAATCTACGGTTAAGCCTTCTTCATTTCTTATAGGCTTCACTTTAGCGTATTTAATAGCCGACAATGAATCTGCTACAATAGAAAGGCCTGCAGCACCATAAGCAATATTGATTTCTGGATTTGTATCAATTAATGCCATTTGCGCTTTTTCGTAGTAATATCTATCGTGCATATAGTGGATAATATTCATAGAATCGTTATACACACGAGCTACTTCTTTCATGGCAATTTTAAAGTTAGCCATTACTTTATCGAAGTCTAAGTATTCGCAGTTACAAGGTTCAATACCTTCAACCATTTTAGTTCCGGTATTTTCACAACGTCCACCATTAATAGCCAACAATAAAGTTTTAGCTAAGTTGGTGCGCGCTCCAAAGAA
This genomic interval carries:
- the pflA gene encoding pyruvate formate-lyase-activating protein → MKWVHKKRSLIKTTENTLRVHSIESFGTHDGPGIRMVIFLQGCKLKCAYCHNPDTIDTHGGKEYPIESLVKRAINMKSYFGEFGGVTVSGGEPLLQSKELIHFFQRLKEEGIHTNVDTNGRVLNHFTEELLDDYADLVMLDIKHMREDGYEMITGMKNKETTFNFAKYREASGKPMWLRYVLIPEITNKPELLHELGDYFKDYKTIEKIEIQPYHTLGVHKWEKLGWEYQLKEARENTEEEINEAVNILKQYFKEVKIN